GCACCGCGTCCGCAACCGCCGGGgaaggcattttaaaaatcccagGCTCACAAAGAGGGGCTTGAGAGGCTGCCCGGAAGAATTTCCTGGGCTGGGCTTTGCAGCGGCGGGAGGAAACCCCAAACCCCCTCCCCAACCCCTGCCTGGGGCAGCATCCCTGGGTGGCGAGGCCGTGCCCATCACTCGTCTGCGCGCAGACCCCGAGCCCCCCTCCGTCCCCTACACCCCAAATCCATCCCCTTCACCCCACATCCCCCCCCCTacaccccaaaaccaccccaTTACCCCCTCCCACGCCCCGCACCCCGCCGGCAGCCCCTGCGCACAGCGGTGCCTTTGTGGCCGCAGCGCCTGGCGGTGCCACCGCAGCGGGCCAGGGGTGACAGCGGGTGACAGGCGGTGCCAGGGGGACGGGGGGGCAGCGGGACACACCTGCGGGACCGGCTGCCCGCAGCCCACCGGGGGGGGAGAGGCGACAAAACCCGGGGTACCCCCGGCACCAGCACCCCCGACGGGGACGGTGCCAGCGGGACCCCGACGGCTGCGCCGCAGCATCCCGCCgccggctccccgccgccccccgacCCCTCTGCCCCCCGATCCCGCTGTCCCCGACCCTTCAGCCCCCCGACCCCACTATCCCCGACCCCTCGGCCCCCCGATCCCGCTGTCCCCGacccctctgccccccaccccgctgtccccggcccctccgcccggctccccccgccgccccccggtcCGGGCTCACTCACCGGCGGCGGCCGAGCCGGGGGCCCCGTGGGGCTGCGGAGCCGAGCGGGGCCCCGGTGGCGGCGCCGCCCCCTCGGAAGGGGCCGGcggagcccggcggggccgggccgggccgggaggcggcggctCCGCAGCGCCGTCTGGGGGCACGGCAGCCCCGACGGGGCGCACGGTGTGGGGCGGCGGGGTTGGGGGGCAGGCGGTGCCCGAGGACCTTGCCCcttttttcgggggggggggggggggggggaggcactGCGGACCAACGAGTCGCTGCCCCGTGGGACTGTCACACCCCCCGCAGCATCAGGGATGTGCTCCGGCAGAGCCCCGAGAtgcactgcagccccccccgtACAGCCCCCTTGCACCACTGCAACCCCCCCATGCACCTTTACAGCCCCCCCGTGCACCTTTGCAGCCCCCCCACGCACCATTGCAAACCCCTCATGCACCTTTATAAACCCCCCACGCACCACTGCAACCCCCGTGCACCATTGCAAAGCCCCTGCACAGCTGCAACCCCCGTGCACCTTTACAGCCCCCCCCTGCACCATTGCAACCCCCCATGCACCTTTGCAAGGCCTCTATTGAACTGCCGCAAGTCCCACAAGAACATTAAAATCCCCCTACATGCACCATTGCAACCCCGCAAGCACCATGGCATGCCCCGTGGACTGCTGCAGGTCCCACAAATGCCATTAAAAACCCCCACGAGCACCACTGCAGCCCCACGAGCACCACTGCAACCCCACAAGCACCACGGCTTGCCCCATGCACTGCTGCAAGTCCCATAAGCACCACTAAAATCCCCCACAAACACCACGGCAGACCCACGAGAACCATCGCAGCCCCACATACCCCACTGCAACCCCACGCAGCATCACCCCTAACCCCATACGGCCACTCGCCGTCGCCGCCacgcagccccacagccagccccacgGGTCCCTGCCCCACACATCCCCATGGGCACCACCCCACCAGCTCCCTCCCGTCCCGGCACCACCAGGCAGGGCCTCGGCTCGGGCTGAGCTGAGCTTTAATGATGGACAAGAAGCAAAGGCACGCGTGGCACGGCCCCGGGCCGGCGTCTCGAGTCGCAGCCGTCACGGCCGGGCCGGGGACCCaccggggaccccccccagcaccatccggagagggaaggagaggcacGGCCACCGGGGCGGTGGGCGATAAGGCACCGGGCAGAGGCGAGGAGGGGTCGGGTTAAGGCACTGGGCGGAGGATTGGTCCCTGTTAGAGGCACCCCAtaggggcagcaggagctggaggcgCTTCGTGTCCCCGTGGGGCCGTGGCTCCTCTGCTCCGCGCCGCGGCTCACACGGGCGCCACGTAATTGCCGGGGAAAGTGCCGAATTTCTGCGTCCTCCTGGACACGCCTGGGGAGAAAGGCGAGGGGAGGGCGGTGAGGCCGGCGGCggcccccccccgtccccccccgaGCTGTCCCCAGCCCGCCCCATCGGCCACGCACCCACGAACCAGCCGTCGTCGCACTGCTGCATGACGTCCACGCGGtccccttcctgcagctccagctcgTCGGCGTTTTGGGGCCGGTACTGGTAGAGCGCCCGGTACCTGCGGGACGCCACGGTGAGGGGCTGCTCGCCCTGCGCGGGGACACCGGGACCCTCCCGGCCCTACTTACGGGGTCCACTGGATTTCGGAGCCGTTGTAGGACGGGGCGGGTGCAGGGGGAGTGCTGGCGGGTGCCCCCACGGCTGGGCGCTGcggggggagagaagggagaggtgTTATGGGGCAGCACCCCCAGTCCTAATAGGGTtatgggatggggatgggggctgcagtggggGCAACTCACCTGCTCGGGGGGCCAGGTGGGGGCTGGTGAGGGGCGTGGGGCCGGGGCTCCAGCACGGGGCagctttggggaggggggaaaggcGAAACCGAGGTGGCGGGGCGAGGATGGGCACCCACTGGGATCACCGGGACCCCGATCTGTCACCCGCCGCGGGGTCCCGGGGGAGCCGGCGGAGAGCTGGGGGCCGCGGGGGCCGGGGGAGTgctgcggggacggggacaaGGCCGGGAGCCGGGGGCTGGCAGAGGCGGGCGAGGGTGGGAAGTCGTCGGCGGAGGCTTTGACCCGCGGCTCCTTCAGCACCTGCACGTAGGTGGCGGGGAAGATGCCTTGGCGGCTGGTGCCCGAGATGCGCCCCTCGTACCAGTTCTCGTCCACCCTGCGCACCAGGCAGACCCGCTCGCCCTGcggggggggaagggagcaTGGGTtagcccggcacggctcggcacggctcggcacagCTTGGCATGGCTCGgcacagctcagctcagcctGGCTTGGCACAGCTTGATGcagctcggcacggctcggcacagTTTGGCACGGCTCAGCACAGCTTGGCACGGCTTGGCACAGCTCAACACAGCTTGGCATGGCTCGGCACGGCTCAGCACGGCTTGGCACAGCTcggcacagctcagcacagctcgGCATAGTTTGGCACAGCTTGGCATGGCTCAGCTTGGCACGGCTCAGCAtggctcagcacagctcagcatggctcagcactgctcagcacagctcagcatgGCTCGGCAtagctcggcacggctcggcacagCTTGGCACAGCTCGGCATGGCCCGGCACAACTCAGCACGACTCAGCAcagcccggcacggctcggcgcAGCGGTACCTTGCGGAAGGAGAGCTCGACGGGCAGCTCCCCGCGGAAGTTGTAGAGCGCCAGGGCCTCGCCGTACTCCAGCACCTGGATGCTGGGCGCCTTGATGGGCTTGGGCACCTCGGTGGGGGGCAGCACCTGGAGCGGGGGCGCGGGGGAAACGATCAGCTCCGGGCTGCCCAAACCCGCCCGTCCCCCGGCGGCCCCCTCCTCACCTCCACGTAGTTGGAGGGGAAGATGCCCACGCGGCCGTGGTGCTCGCCCTCCAGCCAGTTCCTGTCCACCTCCTTGTGGATGTAGACGATGTCCCCCTTCTGCAGCGTCAGCTCCCTGCGAGCGCCAGCGCTCAGGGACACCGGCCCCGGGGGGCACCGGcgtgtccccccaccccgcgGGGtgcccctgcctcctgctccacGTCCTGCCCGGTTCCCTGCTGCTTttaacgggggggggggggggggggggggggggcagagggcgGCCGACCCCCCAAGCATCCTGCTCTGGTCCCCGTCCACCACCCAAGGGACtttggggacacggggacgccGTCACTTACTTGGGTGACTCAGCTTGGAAGTCGAACTTGAGGCGGGCAGCTTTCATCTGGGGGGAGAGAGGGTTAagtgggtggggggggggggggccttcCCTGGCCATCCCCGACCCCCCAGGGACGGGACCAGCCTGGCCTcaccttcttctcctccctctttaCAGCCTCTGCGGGGTCCCCAAAGTCCGACAGGCTGGGGAGGGTGCCGGGCCTGAGGTCTGCAAAGAGCGGGGGTgacatttgggggggggggggggggtgtcaccGGGTGGGGGGTGGTCACcgggtggcagggcaggggtgcACGGGGCACCCCAAATctgggctcggggggggggggggtctcaccTCTGCTGGGGGCCGCGCGGCTCCGCTCCccggccagccccagccccccccgcTCCATGCCGGGGCTGGCGGGCGGGTGGTGGGCGCCGGGGGGGCTCTGCAGCCGGCGGGGGGACAGCGGGCTCCTGCGGGTGACAGCGGGTGACGTGCCAGCCAAACGCGCTCTGTCTTGGGGTGCAGCTTGGGGACagaccaccccccccccccagctatTGAACCCTGAGGTCCCggtgcatggggggggggggggggggccggagGGATGGTGCAAGGTCTGCCAGAGCCACCCCAGCTGCATGGATAAGGCAGCGTGGGGCAGGCGAGGCGCCCGGCTAATGGGTAACCCCGCTCCTGCCACGCGTAAAGAGccccaatcccccccccccccgtgccatCCGGAGGAGGGGacaggcggggggggggcagcccccacgCACACCCCGCAGGGGTTAGGGTAGGCCCTACAAGAAGCGGAGAGTTTGTTTGTGTCCCTCCCGGAGACGTGGGGATGCCCCCGGGGTGGCCACCCCAACCCCAGGAGCCGCCGTCGCCGGCGTTCCCCCCCCCGCGGCGTGGGAAGCCAGCGCCCGTCACCTCCCCTGGGGCTGAGCCGAGCGCCAGGACACGGCGTCCCCGCACGGGCCGGACAGGGGAAAGGGGTCAGCCTCGTTCCAGCCCCGTCCCACCCAGCgggcagccagcccagcccagcgctGCTCCAGGCTCCGAGCTCCCCACCCGTGTCCGGCCGTGGGGAGGGCGCAGCCAGCAGCGCCACGGGGGGCTCGGGgtggcgtggggggggggggggggcgtggggacaAGCAGGACGTCAGGGTGGGCACCGCAAAGTAGCCAAATCTATGCAAAGGACAGCCCAGCCTGGTCCCCCCCCACGCGTGGGGTCCCGTCCCGTGGTGGTCCCACGCCtcgagcggggctggggggctgcggggtttggggctggggggtgtggggagcggggcggccgtACTCACCGAGCCGCCGGAGAGGCCGGAGCAGGGGAGCGAGCGGTGGGAGCAGCCGCCGAGCTCTGCCGGAGAGGAGCGGGAGGGGGtgggagagaaaaattaatCATCCGAGAGGCCGAGTCTCCGCGGGAAGCGAGGGAGTCCAGCTCCGGCTGCgcagagccagcagccagccGGACGGCGCCGCCAGGCTGGGTCCTAGCGTCCACGGCCACTGCCACGGCCACGGCCACGGCCACGGCCACGGCCACGTCCTGACGGCCGGCTGTGCGCTCGTCCAGATGTGCACACACCCAGCTGTGCACGCATCCTGCCGGGCGCGCGTCCAGCTGGGTGTGCAGCCCATCGGGTGCGCCGTTCTGCCTCGCACACCACCGGGTAAAGTTGGGCGCACGCACGGCTGGGTGGGCACAGCTGGATGGGCGCGCACATCTGGATGCACGCACACATCTGGACACGCTCACACCTGGGTGCACACACAGCTGCCATCAGCCccaggggggcagcaggggcccCGGTACCTTGCGGGGCTGCTGGCGCGTCTCCATGGCCCTCATGTCCTTGTCCAGCTCCTcgctgagctgctccagctcctgctgcagcagcacctgcgTGGGCAGGACGCGGCTGCGGTGAGTGACACGGGCACCGCCCTGTGCCACCGGGacccccgctgccacccccagccacccccagccACCGGGGCGAGGGGCTCAGCCGCTTACCTCGATGGGCTGAGCTCGTGCTGGGGGCACCGCTGCTGGGGGCTGTAAAAGGGCACGGGGCTGTTACGTGTGGGGACACCGCAGTGCCCGTGCGCACCCCACCGATGGGCTTtgtgctgtgccagggggaactTCCCCCTTCCTACCTGCCcgggctgctccagcactgaGGATTTCCCCGGTTCGTAGTCAAAAATGCTGCCGGGCTCTGCGTCGGCACCGGGGTCACCCCACTGGGTCCTGCGGGGAGCCAGAGGGAGCTGAGCCCCCCGTGCCATGCGGGCACCCTGCTGGGGACAGCGTCCCCATGCCCCCATGGCGATGCCACCCCGTGCCACCGCACTCACCAGTCCGTCCCGTTGGGCACACCGGGGCGCTCGGCCGGTGGCAGCCCTTTCCTCCGCGGCTCTGGTTTGGGGACGGAGACACCGTGGTGGGCCGGGGctcctgggggtcctgggggtccccagccctgcgGTGCCACCCCCAGGCAGCGCTTACCTGCGGGGCAGTGCTGGGCGTCCCAGTCTGGCTctgtggggaaggagaaggaggtgaGCGGGCACCGTGCCGCGCCGCACTGCGCCGCGCCACCGGCGGCACCGGGACTCACCGGGCAGCTTGCGGTGGATCTGCTGGAACATGCTGCGGTACCAGTCCCGGGGCCGGTCAACGCTCTGCAGGGACACGGGGGGGAGGTGGTGAGGAAGGGTCCTTgggggggcagagcccagccccacGCCCCCGACTCACCGACCGCGAGGCGATGGGCATGCCCGTCTCGTCCACCGGCCCGATGCCGTCGTACTTCACCCAGCGCCTCTCCCGCCGCTTGCTGTCCTTGGTCCACGTGGCCGACCAGCCCGGCGGCCGCGGGCAGCTGGGGGTGGGATGTGGGGGCGCGGCAGCCCCCGGGCCCTGCATGGGGTCCTGAgtgggtgctggggtgctgggcGCCTTCGCCTCCTTGGCCGGCCAGGTCTGGTACCACTCGCTTGCTGGGGACGAGGTGATGGGGGCCGCTGTGACACCCGTGGGCGTCGCTGAGCAGCgcgtggggcagctgctggatccCAAGGGTGCAGGGCACGCGCCCCAGGGGTGCTCGGGGCGGGTACCTGTGGTTCTGGGGGCCGCTCGGACGTGCTCAGCTGGGGAGGGGTCGTGGAAGTCGAAATTCAGCGTGTTGGAGCCGCGGTGGCGGATGACGGGCACCTGCTGCACGAGGACAGGGCGAAGGGGGGGGGTTGAGGAGCagctccccaaatccccccattAACAGGCACAGgggtcctgcagcccccagccccactcacCCCCATCATCACATGCTGTGGgggcccccacagccccaccggggggcagaggggcacATCCTCCGGGCTCAGAGCCAGGATAGGGCCCCCCATGGCCACGGGGCGCACGGACACAGCCGCGGGGCTGCCCGTGCCCTGCGGGGAAAGCGGCTGCGCTCACGGCAGGtccgtgccccccagccccctcggGGCTCCTCCACTTGTTCTCCACGTGGGCATGGACGGATCCAGCCCCCCGGGCTTGGCATCAGCTTCAGGAAACCCCCACTCAAACCCAAATCCCCCCGCCATGGgcggccccgtgccccccggcTTTGCCAGCTCCACTCCGGGGCTCCGCCTGGGGGCCCCCAAAATCCCCGCCAGCCTtttaagggagaaaagaaaccagGGGAGGGACGGCGTGGTGGCCAAGTGGTGGCACATCGTCCCGGCATCCCGGTGCCGGCCAAATCCCCCGCCGTGCTGTGCCGGGAGCCGCTGGGCGAAGCGTGCCCGCCGGTGCCCTCGTGCCTGGGCATGTGGGGGCAGCGGGAGCGGGCGCAGCCTCCCCGGGCCGCGACGAAACAGAAAGTCAAAAGTATTTCCCCACCCTGCAGAGCAaacagggaggggagaagaagcgggaggagaagcaggaggagagcagcagcggGAGGAGTGGGAACGGCGGCAGAGGCGCAGCTCATGAGTCACCGCCGCACGcgctgccagggctgcagcgTGGGGTGGGGGCGCCCCTGGATGGGACCCCCCCGTCCCCATCACCCCCTTGTTCCCCCACCGTGGGATGGCTCCAGCACGAGGGGAGCCCTTTGGGGTGCTGTCACCCgggtgcagggcaggggacacCCGTGTCCTGCTCACCCCATGCCCAGGAGCCCCCCGAGCATCACCATGCGCACCTGGGCACGGCAGGGCCGCGTTGTGCCCCTAACCCGTGGGACCCCTTGGTGTGGGGTCTTGGACACCTCGGGGGATCCTGGCATGGCCCCGACACCTCGCAGACCCCTCCTCAAAAAGCAAGCTGGCTGAGAAGCCCCTCCCTGGTGCGTTctcacccccagcaccctgcaccccACGTGTCACCTACGCGGGACCCCCGGCTCCCCagtcccaccaccaccagctccGCACTGAGCACGCCTGCAATTAACGGGATTAACACCCCGGGAAAGATTCGCCCTAGGGCAAGCAAAGCCGGGTGCAGGCACCcacaccccctgcaccccatgcAACCCCCGTGACCCCCCCCGGAGCCTCCCCGGAGCCAGCTCTTACCTCCCGGGCTGGGGGCccgcgggcagcggggccgcgcaTGGGGCCCGTggagccccgcggggcgcgGGACGGAGGCGgtgggcggcggggggagcggggagaaGCAGGCAGGGGAGAGGAACGCGCGGCCCGAGATGTTTCGCCGCAAGCTCAGCGCTCAGCGGGTGGGTGGCGGGGAGAGGCTCCCCCAAGCCCGCACccccctgcagcatccccaagccccccctccagcagcagcagcagcagcccccggccccacgGTTGATCCCGCGGCGCCCGAGCTCTCCGGCGGGTGCCCGCGTGCCCTGGCCCCCCTGGGGCGCGttcgtcccccccccccagcgcgCCCCGCTCTGGAGCAGGGCCGGCCCATTCAGAGTTTCCAGTGACATTTCCAGGAACGGGATCCAGGGAGCAGAGCCAAGAGGCTGAACTCATCCCACGCCCCGCGCACGCCTTCCCGCTGACGACACGGGGCCAGCCCGGCGCCGTCGGCCCCCCGCTGCAGGCACCCCCGGTGGGGTCCTCCCTGCTGGCCCGGGGGGCTTCTGGAGAGGGGTTTTGGGGAGAAAATCGCTTGGTGGGGgggcaggggtggggagaggggctctgtgctgccccACAACCCCACCACGGGGCACACGGACAAAGCAATCCCTGTCCCCACTGCCGCCCGGTTTCCTACGGTGACCTCCTGTCCCTTTGGGGGGCCAGGATTTGGGAACCCCCCTGTTGGACGACCCCCATTCCCTGGTGCCCCAGGGTGGGCGCGCGTCCCCCGAACCCACCTCATCCCCTCCGGCTGCGCCCCGGTCTCGGCCACTCTCGCCCGCCGCTCGCTTCCCGGTTTCGCCGCTCCCCAAAACTGCTGACGGCCCCGAAaccgggcagccccggcccttCCCTGCCCCGTGCTCCTCACGTGAGCTCCGGCCTCCCCCGCCAGCAGCGGAGGCTCGCGGGAGGGAGGCTTTGGTGCCAGCCGTCCCCACCGAGAAGCTGGGACGAAGGCGCCAGCTGGggcgggcgcggcgcggggcaCCCAAGGGACAAAGGTGACGGAGCGGGCGTGCTCCCCGCTCCCGGAGGCAGGAGGACGCGGATCCCCACGGGGAAAGGAGTCCGTCCCCGTGAGCCGCGGGGAGGCAGCACAGGAGCAATTTGGGGGGCAGCAATTTGGGGGGCTGGCGGCACAGCCCGCGGTGCTGGGGACGGGGTTAAACCCCACGGTGGAGCCCCCAGCCCGTCCTCCGCCCCGGTTACCCTGCCACGTCCCCAGTGACATCTGGAGGTCACGGCCTCCGCTGGCGCTACcctccacaggcagcagagcccaccctggccccccacccccccaccccacccccaccagGGCTCCCTTTTGGGAACCGTCTCCCCCCCCGGCGGCACCGCACTCACCTCGGCAGCCTCCGGGCAGCGTCCCCGTGCCGCcggcctccctccctccctccctccctccgccctgctcccagcaccagcctccACTCGCAGATAAATATTTAACGCGCAGCCCAGGCCAGGATTAACAAAGGGCGAGTGTTTCCTGTTTGCTCAGCGCGGCGATGCCAGGCGGGAGCGCGCTGCGAGGCCGGCGACAGCCACGGGACAGCGAGGCCGGAggggagccccccccggggAGCGAGGCTGGAGGCTGCCCCCGTCGGGGGGTAAGGCTGGGGAGAAGGACGAGCAGGAGGCGGTCCTGGGATGCGGCCCTGGAAGGGGGTGCAGGCGAAAAAGGGGTGATGGGG
The Cygnus olor isolate bCygOlo1 chromosome 27, bCygOlo1.pri.v2, whole genome shotgun sequence DNA segment above includes these coding regions:
- the SORBS3 gene encoding vinexin isoform X1, which gives rise to MRGPAARGPPAREQVPVIRHRGSNTLNFDFHDPSPAEHVRAAPRTTAAPITSSPASEWYQTWPAKEAKAPSTPAPTQDPMQGPGAAAPPHPTPSCPRPPGWSATWTKDSKRRERRWVKYDGIGPVDETGMPIASRSSVDRPRDWYRSMFQQIHRKLPEPDWDAQHCPAEPRRKGLPPAERPGVPNGTDWTQWGDPGADAEPGSIFDYEPGKSSVLEQPGQPPAAVPPARAQPIEVLLQQELEQLSEELDKDMRAMETRQQPRKSSAAAPTARSPAPASPAARSPLSPRRLQSPPGAHHPPASPGMERGGLGLAGERSRAAPSRDLRPGTLPSLSDFGDPAEAVKREEKKMKAARLKFDFQAESPKELTLQKGDIVYIHKEVDRNWLEGEHHGRVGIFPSNYVEVLPPTEVPKPIKAPSIQVLEYGEALALYNFRGELPVELSFRKGERVCLVRRVDENWYEGRISGTSRQGIFPATYVQVLKEPRVKASADDFPPSPASASPRLPALSPSPQHSPGPRGPQLSAGSPGTPRRVTDRGPGDPSGCPSSPRHLGFAFPPSPKLPRAGAPAPRPSPAPTWPPEQRPAVGAPASTPPAPAPSYNGSEIQWTPYRALYQYRPQNADELELQEGDRVDVMQQCDDGWFVGVSRRTQKFGTFPGNYVAPV
- the SORBS3 gene encoding vinexin isoform X2 gives rise to the protein MRGPAARGPPAREQVPVIRHRGSNTLNFDFHDPSPAEHVRAAPRTTASEWYQTWPAKEAKAPSTPAPTQDPMQGPGAAAPPHPTPSCPRPPGWSATWTKDSKRRERRWVKYDGIGPVDETGMPIASRSSVDRPRDWYRSMFQQIHRKLPEPDWDAQHCPAEPRRKGLPPAERPGVPNGTDWTQWGDPGADAEPGSIFDYEPGKSSVLEQPGQPPAAVPPARAQPIEVLLQQELEQLSEELDKDMRAMETRQQPRKSSAAAPTARSPAPASPAARSPLSPRRLQSPPGAHHPPASPGMERGGLGLAGERSRAAPSRDLRPGTLPSLSDFGDPAEAVKREEKKMKAARLKFDFQAESPKELTLQKGDIVYIHKEVDRNWLEGEHHGRVGIFPSNYVEVLPPTEVPKPIKAPSIQVLEYGEALALYNFRGELPVELSFRKGERVCLVRRVDENWYEGRISGTSRQGIFPATYVQVLKEPRVKASADDFPPSPASASPRLPALSPSPQHSPGPRGPQLSAGSPGTPRRVTDRGPGDPSGCPSSPRHLGFAFPPSPKLPRAGAPAPRPSPAPTWPPEQRPAVGAPASTPPAPAPSYNGSEIQWTPYRALYQYRPQNADELELQEGDRVDVMQQCDDGWFVGVSRRTQKFGTFPGNYVAPV